The DNA segment CCACCACTCCTGATGGGTCGCACACCAATTGAAACATCATATCCTCCACCTGTCAACAGAAAAAATAAAGACTTGGAGCAACTTTTTAATctttattacaattattattcttttttaaaaaaaaaatactgtcATATTATGGTAATAGTAAAAGGCTCCATTCCCTAGACCATGTCTTCTCAACTTGTTCTAGAGCTTACATTGTAGCCAAGTCTCAAGTCAGAAACCTTCTCCATGATTGCCTCGAAGCAAATATAGTGAGGCTGACCTTGAAAAATTTATCCATGTTTGGGAATAGTGGAAGAAGCATGGCCAGATTATGAGCAGCAGCCTCGCGAACTACACTGGCAGAATCTTCTATTAGTTGCTGTACAATGGATAAAATAAGAGAATCTCGGATCTCTGGCCGTACAAAATCTGCAAGCTCTCCACATGATTGAGCAACAAGCAGTCTACGCTCCTCGTACGTGTGACTGATCTAAAAGTCATAATAACATTTAACAAATTGAAAACCTTGCTCCAAAATTAGAATGGTAAAGAGGAGGTTGAAAATTGAGGCTACAATATACTTGTTCCCAACACTGCGGAAGCAATTCTGTTTCTGTTCTCATCTCTCCAACATTCTTTGCAAGGCTGACACATGCCTGAAACAACAACATGGAAATTCAAAGTTGCAATCGAAATCATTCATTGGAACAAGTTAAGCAAAAATCACAACATACATCCATTATTATTCGTCTCTGTTGTTCATCAGGACGCtttattaaattaaacaatGTGTGGGTCAAAGAATCTCGAGTGCTGCTATCTGGGTGACGCTCGATTGCACACATTATCAGGGGAAGGAGCTCCTACAACCAAAGAAAACTGATGCAGCCAATATAGGACAGTGAACAAATGAAATAAAGGTGTGGAGAAGCAAACCTCTCGATGGTTGATCAAGACATAAGGAACAATTTTAGGCAAAGCATCTGCAAGTATCTGAACGGTTCCTAACCCCTGTTAAAATACAAAcatatataagaataaaataatgaaattacaTAATAACATAGAAAAGGTCCTCttacaataaaaatttagtCATCCTGACTCTTCCTCGCCTTTTTTTTGTATATAGGGAGAGATGTGTTATATAATAATTTCAGAGAGATTCAGAGGCACTATAAAACTGGAATGGAAACCAGCAACAGTACTTCCAGTTCACCCTTTTTAACAAGAACACATCCTATGTCCTGACTTAAACTCGAAATCTTTTTTTCAGGCTCCCTAATTCAAAAAGGTAAGCAATATGAAACCAATTAAGTATGTTTAAGGAATTCCCCAAGTCAAGAGTACAATGAACTTACTGTCCTTTCAGATATTGCTTCATCATTCACACTGTCTGATTTTACAAGTAAGCTGCTATCCTCTGCTTGTAGCCCAACATTTTGTTCAGAGgcgttttttatattttcaacaaCACTATTTGTATCTGCAGGATGAAATAGCTCAGGCAATGAATCCTCATGTTTATCGGCATACTGATTAAGAGTCTCAACAACTGATGATTGAGCATCTCCATTGTGTTCAACACCCAAATCCACGTCAAAAGTGTTAGAGATTTCACCTCGGTCTTCATGAATCTCAATTACTTTATCATCAGTCTGCAAATTTCTATTTTCAGAACCAACAAAATTTCCAGATTCAGaagcttttatatttttttccttcaacCATTCATTTTCCATCTGCAGTTTCTTAATTTCTTCCTTATACTTCTCCAGAGATTCAGATTGAACATTATTAGTGTCATTGACAACTAGATTATTTCCCAAGTGAGACCCTTCAATATGCATTTTCAGGGAAGTGATCTCAACTCTGCAATCATTGAGTTTCTTTCTTTGGTGCTCCAAGGATTGCTTCAAAACTTGCACCTGAAAGTTAAATTAGTATATCAATatctatatttgaaaatatagaTATTGTTTGTAAGCTTTTAAATATAAGAAGGTTTTACCTGGTTCTCTTTGTCTTTAAGATCCTTCTGCATTGTATCCAAGGAATTAGTTAATGTTACTATTTGAGCATCTGCCAAATCTTTGTTCTTCGACAAGTTCTCCTTTTCTTGATTTAGCCTCGTATTTGCATTCAGCAATGTTTCATTTTCTCTAAGTAGGGAAATTTTTTCCTGCATTAGCATCCATGTTTGATTCAGCAGAAACAGTGACTTGCAATGAACATTATAGGATTAATTTGGTAAAAATATTTACCTAAATCTTCAAAAGAGAAACTAAAAATCAATTCAAAACAACCAATGCCtccaaaatataaagaaaataaatttcacTTACTAAGACAAGGAATTCTTAAATTAAATTCTACTGCAAAGGAAATACCTCCTATAAAAAACTTTTGTCTTTACAGAAATAGTTTTTCGAGAAAAGAGACTACAAAAAAGGAGAGCAGATTATCAAGCCTCAGAAGTCATAAGTATCAAAACAAATCTGTTAGACATTCCTATATGGTTAAGGGCCAAAAATTGATTTACTTTAGCTAAAACAAACTTGCAGATGTGGCAACAGGTACAAAAAGCACCTTGGTAAAGTTAATGGCTGTGGGTGATAAGGGAAGAAGGAAGAAATGGGAGAGGGGGAAATGTTTCTTGGCTATTTTTGCAGCAGGACAGAAAAGTTTTCCTGCTGATTTTTGTTTTCATCGTCAATTGCTACACTTCTTCATATTGACCTCTTAATCAGAGTGCTGTTCCGAGGATTTCTCTATTAATCCACAGTAAACTCAGTTCCTATCAACATCACAGAAAGATCTGTAGATAATGGCATACAACATTTTCAAATATGTTCGGccataattttaaaatccaaATAGACTGATCAATTCAACTTGAAAATCAATCATCTAGTTAGCTAAGAAGTGACTCCAACCATTGATGTACCTTTGAAAACCTAACAGCATTTGGGTTGGGATAGTCGGTTTATAACAGATAACATATAGAATTCATGTATTAAAGAAAACCCTGTGATGTTTGAAACCACAGGTTTGGAAGGATGGATTATAGTTTCAAAACTCAGACAGATCATCAAGATAAGTACATGAGTTGTAAACACAACCCCAACTCATATACTAATTTTAACCATAAACTAATAATACCAACCCTATCACTCAAACACCAATTACCAGCACAAACTAACATAATGATAGAAGAAGGAAAAGGCACGTATAAAACCTACAAATTCATGGTTTATGATATAAAACTCACAAAACCTAAGATTAAGAAGTCAAGCAGAGCAAATCCATAAATATGTCAGACAATTTCTCAGCACTGTTCTTTCTTGACTAAAATATCAGCACTAGTTTAGGTAGTATGCCATGAGAAACATTCTGATACaatcaagataaaaaaaattacctcAGCAGCCTCTGATGTTGATGAAAGatagttataataataatgacGTAAGGCATCAGGTACAGATGCTGGTGTGTTGCGCCAATTATCCAAATCCTGGTCTGTAACCTACAGCAACAGTTATAGAAAATCAAAATAGTGCTAAAGTTAATCATAAGAAATTAACAGGCAAACAAAATGTGGCATACTCACTTTACATAATGTCCACAACATATAATTAGAAATTCTCATTCTGAGTACTCTAAAacattctcttctttctttcaccTTCTCCCCTCTCTAAATTCAACAGGATCTTCGTAGATAtaccacacacacacacaatatCTATCCTATATTATTAGAATCTCTCCTCTCCTTTGCCATTAAGTCCTTGAAGGAAATATTAACTGTTGGATGATTGTTGGACAAATCTTGAAGGAACACAAAAAAAAGCTAATACAGAAGTACCAACCTCTTCATAAAACGTCATTGCAGTAAGACGGTAACCAGCTAAAAGCAAATACTCCTTTACAGCACAGTTAAGATCATGACGTTCTGTTTCTTTTAATGGACCCAAATCGGTGAAGAAAGATTTCTTCTTCTGTTCAATTTTCTGCCCATCATTCACTGAAACATCTCCACTTAACTTTGCAGCTGCGTCAAAAAATAAAAGCATGGAAGAATAAATTATCATGTTTTATGTATGTAAAGAAGTTACGACAAGAGAAAATCTCAAGTATTCCAAAGCCGCACTATTGtttaataaaaagaagaatTTCCAAAAGAGGATAAATAAAGAAGAGGTAGATGGAGCATGTAAGATATCCTCCTACAACGCGAAATTGCATTATTAGACAAAATGTAGTGGGTGTCAACAAATTATATAAGGGTTTGCTTCTGCAAAATATTGATTTTGGGAATATATTAACCAAGATTAAACTAGAACTGATACTCAGCAATGTAGCCGTATTATTTGCAACAGATATACAAGTAGGGGAACTGCAAGTCACTCAATCTTGTGATTACTTCTTTTGTTCTTCCAAAACTTGCACCAGCCCACTATTATGTGTTCCACAAGTCATTTACAACCTTTTGAATGTAGACTACCATTTCttacacaatttgaacacacaTTTTTAAGTAACTTCCTTGAATACTCTCTCCATGCCAAATCGTGTTATTAGCGACAGATGGTGGAAAGCCAAAAAATTGTCACAAGTAAAGGCCTTAAACACAATCATACATATTAATGTAAGAAATGTGTGACATTGAAGGCCAAttcaataacaaaaattaaaaacaatcaaaatatcttgaaaaacaagaaaaataccATTTAGTTCACTAAGGTTTTCTGCCTTCTTCTGCAATTCACTCTTGAGTTTTAAAATGTCTTCTTGAGCCAAACGCAATTCATAATCACTGATAGCTAACTTTTCTACTGCTGCTTCTTTCTCTTCGAGCAAAGTTTGAGCATCAGCCACTGCATTGCAAGAACGAAAATGAAGAAGGCAACATATCAAACTAACAAGTAATAACAGATAGAATATATATGCCTTAAGCAGCTCAACTCCCCATACATTACACAACAGACAAAATCAAAGCCCATATCAACGACACCAAAAGTGTATATTGCATAAAATAACCCAGTACACTTGATATATCACTTCAATCCATACCTTAACGTCACATGTACTTGAGAATTACTTAATTTATGATTCTAGTCTccctcaaaaaaaaaaaaaaataccgcAATCATTCTTAACTTCTACTTTTGTTTCCTCCATTCCAAATTCAAACTCTCTTCTGATCAACCACACATACTTTTAAATATCTATcctaattttcaaaaaattccGCTTGCACAATGCacataatacatatcattcactAGTACAAGCATAACAATTCATTCATACATGCCTAcacacatacatacatacattcCTATAGTTCACAAGCACCAGAACGAGCCGGCAATTAGAAAACGCAAATTGGAGCAGTGAaattgaaagagagaaaaaggacCTCGGAGAGAGCTGAGGCGAGAGATGAGATCGGGAGGGAAGAGAGAGGGATCGGAGAAGTATTGTTTGAGGCGAATGGCCTGGTCGTCGCGGCCGTCGTCGAGAAGCTCGTGAAGAAGCTCGAATGCGGTGAGAACGTAATTCTCCTCCAACAGAAAGTTCACCACGCAATTGCACAGTGACGATCTCTCCACGTCCATTTTCCCCTTCTCTCCAAATCCTCAGATCAAAACCCCTCTCGGAATCGCTCGCTCTCCGATCTCAGGCCATTCAATTGCAGAGAAGACTGTGAGTCAGATCGTGTCGTGATTTCAACTTTCAACTCTGTGCTACCGCGGTGAAATCTCACgtgtgtatttttattttttatttttcttagatCTACGTAAGCGTGATAATATTAGCTATGTACACGAATATACGAAAACGAAAatacatattatatttaaaatttatgatacgaaaatatatatatatattatataattataaattatataaattaacaataaaaaattatatgtgttttagttttttttacataaagatATTTCTTCTTTAAactaacaaaattttatataataaatttaaatttttagaaaactaatatatattttttatttaaaaattatattaaaagtgtgatgaaattgttaaaaatctaacaattttttttgaattttacacTTTATTTATACATATCCTATAAGTATGGTATAAATGTCTGATCCTATAAGTATTGTATAAATGTCTGTGTTCAATATGCGTGTCTGACACACCATCTAAGAGGCGTGTGCATGCCGATCAAATTTATGTTCTAATTTCATTTCTAAACTTCAAAAGCTTCCCTTCAATGCTTTAAAAGTGATTTTATTTAGATTCCTCCCTTCTTCTTCAAAATTAACAGCATTGTAATTTTTTATCACTCTGCAATTATGTTTATTTTGATTCAACATTTTTCTCTGCTTGTTTATGATATATAGTATACACGCTCAATTTCTCTTCAAAAATGGTTATCTTTACTAAGACCTTTTGAGTCATAACGAATTAGGCTATGAACttcttgagaaaaaaaaaattacaatactTTGTAGGCCTTTGATGGAAAACGCGTGGACCAAGATGTGATATACAAAAAATAGAAACCTATGGTTCATATTTTATCTGTCTCATGATTAtaatttaatcttaaaaaaaaaattgattgataTTTCCAATTTTAACGTTAAAGaaagatataaataaaatattgaattaatttatttcCGATTCCTTAATTATAGTTATAACAAAACTATTTATTTTCCGAACATATGTTCTAAACGACTATCACTATGTATATTGTTTTCATACAAAAGAACTGAGAGAATTTATACTTCTACTTACAGAATAATTTCCTTCTCTGTTTAGGTTGGTCGGTTCACTCTCCTCCTCATGTTTCTCAAATTTATTTGGCTAACTCTCCCTTACATTGTTCTCGCTCCTCCACTCCAGTCAAGCTCTCATTTATTCATAGGATCAGTTAAAATGTATTTGTAAAAGGTACTCCGACTCCCAAGTACTCGACCTTTGGTATTTGGTGTAATTAATGTGTGATAGTGACATACATTTTTATCGAAAAGTTGTGATTATGTATATGCTTATTGTGAAACCACtattattaaacataattaatttttggaTCGTGATTAATAAcgtattacttaatttttttcgtACGATTTAAACTTGTTAGTATTCACTTAATCTTGATACATTTTGAACATGTCGATCTGTCAAAACTGGATACCAAGACTTCTACATCTCATCCattttacatatataataaaagttgaaaaacaTGATAATGATGGCATTTATTTCTCACTCAATATTTTGTTGGTGTGAATATACCATAGGTAAAAGAAAGACAAAGTTGTCGATCTTAACAACAAGTAGTCGTTATCTAAACTAAGTATGAAGTCTTTTACCATTTCtattgtagatttttttttttttttgtataaacgTAGTGTATAGTACAAATTACATGGACTATGGTTACTAAACTATTATAAATAACGATATGATTCCCAATTTATTtccaataataattaaaatattaatatcttgACCAAGTTTGATGGTGTTGCATTTGAAGATGTGGGCAATACTTGGCCAGTGATTTATTGTGGCAAGGCTTATATACACTATTGCTTAGTGTATAGTAAGGAACGAATTTAAAAAGTGTGCGTGATTGATTGATACAAGGACATCCTAATGCAATGACAAAAACTAAAACTGTTTTGTTGCGGATTGTTCTTTTGTTCAGATCAATGACGTTTAATGGTTTTAGCAgcattcatttatattttatgttcaTTTTCTATATTCCCTTTATACACGAGTTGGCTCGGTGTGAGGaaggtgtgttggagatctcacgtTAACTAAAGATTAgaacttttattatatataaatgagtgcaaacctcaacttcataagccggttttatggaaATGAGTTGGACTTAAAGTACACTTTCTAATAACTCTTTAATTAAGGCAGTTgatgaaaccataacagaatcTTAATCAGAAATACCACTTCTTTGATATAGGGATCTTAGTAAAGCTCTTATTTATCAAGGCACAGTTTTCCATTTTTTACTAGCAGAAAGTTTACTAGCACTATGATATAACAGAGAGAAAATGGAAAGTTGGTGGTCCCAATACatatttgaaaaaacaaaaaaatgggGACATGAAAATGTAACCAGAAAAATGTATAAAGAAACAAGAAAGCGACAAGAAGCGATGTGTCCAATTCCAATACCAGTCACTCATCGATTCTCCCTCCCTCTTCTTGTTACTCACGTTCTTTGTTTTGCCCATTTGAGCACAGAGTTCTCAACCACAACATTTTCACCAAACTCACAAGCACACCCTCAGGTATGCACTTGCTTCCtttgttatatttttctatttacatgTCACATAGTGACTCCTAGAACCGAAAGAACTTGTTTTTTGTTGGTGTTTCTTAAATTCAAACTGATAAACTGAAAATGAACAGT comes from the Phaseolus vulgaris cultivar G19833 chromosome 8, P. vulgaris v2.0, whole genome shotgun sequence genome and includes:
- the LOC137824369 gene encoding uncharacterized protein isoform X1, producing MDVERSSLCNCVVNFLLEENYVLTAFELLHELLDDGRDDQAIRLKQYFSDPSLFPPDLISRLSSLRVADAQTLLEEKEAAVEKLAISDYELRLAQEDILKLKSELQKKAENLSELNAAKLSGDVSVNDGQKIEQKKKSFFTDLGPLKETERHDLNCAVKEYLLLAGYRLTAMTFYEEVTDQDLDNWRNTPASVPDALRHYYYNYLSSTSEAAEEKISLLRENETLLNANTRLNQEKENLSKNKDLADAQIVTLTNSLDTMQKDLKDKENQVQVLKQSLEHQRKKLNDCRVEITSLKMHIEGSHLGNNLVVNDTNNVQSESLEKYKEEIKKLQMENEWLKEKNIKASESGNFVGSENRNLQTDDKVIEIHEDRGEISNTFDVDLGVEHNGDAQSSVVETLNQYADKHEDSLPELFHPADTNSVVENIKNASEQNVGLQAEDSSLLVKSDSVNDEAISERTGLGTVQILADALPKIVPYVLINHREELLPLIMCAIERHPDSSTRDSLTHTLFNLIKRPDEQQRRIIMDACVSLAKNVGEMRTETELLPQCWEQISHTYEERRLLVAQSCGELADFVRPEIRDSLILSIVQQLIEDSASVVREAAAHNLAMLLPLFPNMDKFFKVEDMMFQLVCDPSGVVVEVALKELVPAVLKWGNKLDHVLRVLLSHIINSALRCPPLSGVEGSVESNLLVLGERERWNIDVLLRMLTELLALVHKKVIETCPFSSSPETTQPVLSTALLELYARGQVEWDAFEWIHVECFPNLIQLACLLPQKEDNLRSRISKFLLLVSESFGESYVTCIMLPVFLIAVGNDADLTFLPTSIHSKIKGLRPRSAVAARLSTMCVLPLLLAGVLGAPGKHEQLAEYLRKLLLEDNSVQNPSSKHIPEIINAIRFICIYEENHGMIVNILWEMVVSTNASMKINAAKLLKVIVPYIDAKVASTHVLPALVTLGSDQNLNVKYASIDAFGAVAQHFKNEMIVDKIRVQMDAFLEDGSHEATIAVIRALVVAVPHTTERLRDYLLSKIFQLTAMPNSASDLMRRRDRANAFCEAIRALDATDLPANGVRDYFLPAIQNLLKDPDALDPAHKEALEIIMKERSGGTFETISKVMGAHIGLPSSVTSFFGEGGLLGRKETAEQSSEATVSPKAASPSPIEDTRFKRIMMGNFSEMLRGKAKVPEEGHNQ